Part of the Halalkalibacter krulwichiae genome is shown below.
CATTGCAAAAGACCTTCTGAAGCAGAAAGGGTTGGATTTACCAGAAGATACGTTCCAAGACTGTGGTTTGATGATTTATCGTGAAGGACAACCGGTCCTTGCTGGAGGTAGCGGTGCTGGATGTTCAGCGGCAGTAACATATGGCCATTTATTAAATCGGATGAAAAGAGGCGAACTAAATCGAATATTAATTGTAGCAACAGGAGCATTATTGTCACCTCTATCCTATCAGCAACAGGAGACGATTCCTTGTATCGCTCATGCTGTTTCAATTGAGGCAGGAGGTGGAATGACGTGATTTTTATAACGGCATTTGTTGTTGGTGGCCTTATTTGTGTCATCGGACAAATCTTAATGGATGTATTTAAACTAACACCAGCTCATACGATGAGTGCGCTCGTTGTATCAGGTGCTATTTTGGATGGCTTTGGATTATATGAACCATTAATCGATTTTGCTGGTGCAGGTGCGACTGTACCTATTACAAGCTTTGGTAATTCACTTGTACATGGGGCCATGGCTGAAGCGGAAGCTAATGGCTTAGTAGGTGTAATTACAGGGATTTTTGAAGTGACAAGCGCTGGGATTTCCGCAGCGATCATTTTTGGATTTATTGCTTCACTTATATTTAAACCAAAAGGATAAAGGAGTTGAAATGATGACAGTAGGAAGTCAGGTTCAAGGATTACTTATTTCATTACAATCAATTGATGCGATCCTTTCATCACTAGCGATAAAAACGAAGGAACGTGAAGCAAGTGAAGCTTTTCATCAAGGTGCATTAAAAACCCGAAAAGTCATACAAGAAATCCAAAAAAGAAAGGGTCAAATTGAATTTGAGGAGCCACAATATCAACAAACGTAAAAGGAGGGATTAACATGCAAGGTTGGATTGAGGTTGCACTTCGAAGTTTCGTTGGTTTTATATTGTTAATTGCCATAGGTAGAATTTTTGTCAGAAAGCCCATTGGAGAAACATCGCAACTAGAATTTGGTCTAATTGCTGCGGTATCTATTATTTTAGCAATCGGTTCAATCCAGCTAGCGATACCGATCTCATACTTATTAGTTGCGTTACTCATTTGGGCCGGGGGACGATTGGAATTGCATTTTTCAGTCTTAAAAATGCCTCTTTCCGTTCAACCATTTTTGGGAAAGGTATTCCTATTATGAAAGATGGAAAAATTCTTGAGGATAACATGAAAAAGCATCAGTTAACTACTGACGAATTACTCCGAAAACTTAGAGCAAAACAAGTGTTTCAGGTGGCGGATGTTGAATTTGCTGTTCTAGAAGGGAATGGTGAGTTAAATGTTCTTGTTAAAAAAGAACAACAGCCCCTTACTGCGAAAATGTTGCATCATCATGTACCACCCGTTAAGGAACCTGAAACGGTTATTATGGATGGGAAAATCCTTCATGAACCATTGGCTACAAGAGGATTAAGTCAGGAATGGTTAAAAACGGAGTTAAAGAACATGGATGCCATTGTTGAAAATGTCTTCATGGCACAAATAGATGAATATGGTCAGTTAACAATTGATTTATTTGATGATATTCTTCAAGTACCACAGCCAACTGAATTACCATTGCTTGAAGCAAGCATCAAAAAAGTAAATGCCGATATGGAATTGTTTGCCCTTGATACAGAAAATGTACAGGCTAAAAAAACATATAAATGGTGTGCTGAACAAATGAAACAAGTTCACGATATGGTTTCTCCCTTTATAAAATCGTAGGTTATTATGTTGGGTTAGTAGAAGGATATATTTCACCTTTTCGTGTGACGTTGGAATATGTGATTTCGTTTATTAAAGCGCTAGGTATGTTTATTGTTGGGCTTACAGCTTTCCGTTTAATGGGCAGTCAAGCCGTTGGCAGATTAACTGATTTTGATCTAGTAGTAGCAATTGCTATTGGTGCGTTAATCGCTAAACCACTATCAGACCCGGATTTAAATCTGTGGATTTCAGTGGTTGCTATTTTAGCACTCGTTATCGCCCAGATCGTTTTTAGTTGGCTCTCCCTTAAAAGTATAGCCTTTGAAAGAATCGTCGCAGGAAAGCCTATCAAGGTGATTGAAAATGGTTCCATCATTATGAAAGGGTTACATAAAGCAAGATTAAGCAAAAATGAATTGAACGAAGAATTACGAGTAAAAGGATTTAAATCCCCTCAGAAGTCCAACAGGTATTTTTGGAACCCAATGGTAAGATCAGTGTGTTCGAGAAATCAAACCAGGAGCTGTCAAGCAAAGATCATGTTTAATACCTTTGCAATTCTGTATAAAATACAAAAAAACCGAAGAAAATAGGATTCTATTCTATTTACAAATTTTGATTTGGAGGAACTAGCAACATGTTAACGAATTATGAATTCTTTGTACCTGTACGAGTAAGACATAAGCAAAAGGAATTTGATGTGGAGCAGCTTTTTAACAACCCATTGATTCATCGACAAATTAAAGGCGATAAGGTCTATATACCTTTAGATACAAAGAGATTATGGGGATATTAATTTTAAAAAGAGCTTTAAATAATATATTTAGGATAGATAGGTGAAATACTAGAAAATAAAAGGACCACACATTTTAGGATAGTCTAATATGTGTGGTCCTTAATTTAATTTCTTATTGAACTAACGCGCCCTATTCTGGAATAAACAAAAATTATTATTCGTCATATTGTATCAAACCTGTCCTTTACTATGCCAAAACCAGTTAATACGGAAAGAGGTTTTTCTAAATAAAAAACCATTATCCATATATGATAAAAAACAAAGCAAATTAAAGACAACTTCAAAGTAGTAATACCCCTATTGTAATACTATTTTTGGATACAGATACAGCTATTAATATAAATTTGTGTCATCATGTCTTGCTTCCAATCTTTATCACAAGAATTATCTAGACGATATTTATAAGAGTCAAAACTGTTTTTCGATATATCCCCAAAAAATATTGGAAGGGGAAACCATTTGAGATTGGTGATACTTTTTTGAGTTTATTTTAGCCTTTAAACCATTCTGAAAAAACCATAATGATGTTACTAATAAGGCAACAGTTACACCAAAGAGTAAAAAAATAAGTGATTCATTCCAAAACATTAAAGTTTTTAAATGTTTCTTTAATGTTTTTCCTAGGTCCTGATTTGACAAAACGAATCCTAATAATACGCCTGAAGCGCCTAAGGCGACAGAAATTTTTGTATCCAAATTATTTATCCAAAATGAAATTTTTTGATATTCCTGTTCCAATTCTTCTTTTAAAACAAGCAAACTAAGTATTCAAGAAAAAATAAAATGGTTGGACTTTAGATCTAATATTGATTATTTCACTTTACTTAGTTGTAAAATCTTAAGGTTTAGATAAAGAGGCTAGTTTTAGTATGAAAGCACGAGTTACAATTCCAACAATGATGTAATACATGAATGAATATCTGTATCTCCACTCTACATAATTAACAAGATTGAACCACTCACAAAAAGGTTCACCAATAAAGGCATATGTTAGTGCCATAATAACCTGGGCTAAAATATAAAATTTCCATGTTCTAAAATATTGATATAACAACATGTAAGCTACAGGTACCATTTCAAAAGGAAAGGCCCAAGGAATAATCGGTAGGAATGCAATGGGGTAATCCCAAAAACTATATTGTGCACCAACTACATCTAATAAGGTTGTTATCATCATAATTATGGTACCAAATAATAAAATTTCTAAAATAATGTTCCGTTTAACAAGTTTAACCCATATAACCCAAGGCACAATTAAAAAACCAACTAACATCCACCATTCCCAAGTTAAAAACTCATTTTTTAGCCAACCATTTAACTCTAAATGATACAGCTTATCTTCTAATAAACGGATTTCTTTAAGATTTTCAACTATATTATCTATTGATATCACCACTATATTTTAATGAAAATTCATTACATTCCTAGCTCCGTTATAGTATGCCCTTTTTTTGTCATGTCTTTTCTTCTTAAATAAAAATTCCGTGCTAAAAGTTCTTTTAACACGGGTTTACTCCTTTTTAAAATGTTAAAAATCTAGATTTAAGATATATTAATTTATAATAATGGAGAAAGAAGGCGAGCACCTTGCTCAATAGGGGTCCTGCCGACAAAACGCGGATATTATACGGTAAGACATTTTATGGAAGTTAAAACCTTGATTTTTCTCCTTAGCGTAGAAAAATCAAGGTTTTATTTATATTCTAAGTGGGCGCAGGGAATGGACAGAGTTTGAAATCTCAGGTTTAAATGAATATTCACCTAAGAAGTTAATGTATTCCCATCCCAAAGGAGATATATGAGGAAGTAATTCCTCTTTATATTTTCCTGTTGTTTTCAAATGTTAAATTTCTTGTGATAGATACACGGTATTCCAAGTACTAATAGCATTTATAATGAGGTTTAAGGCGCTGGCACGTTGTAATTGATCTTGTAATGCTCTTTCTCTAAGTTCCCCATGTTTCCCAAAGAAAATAGCTCGTGCCAAGGCATTCATTGCTTCACCCTTATTTAATCCACGTTGGATTCGCCGACGTAATGTTTCGCTAGAAATATAATCTAAGATAAACAAGGTTTTATCTATACGTCCCATCTCCCTTAAAGTTGTTGCAAGGCTATTTTGACGAGAATAAGAACCTAGTTTTCCCATGATGAGAGAAGCAGAGATCCATCTTCAAAATTAACCCCATCTAATTCTGTAATATTAGCTTTAATCCATTCAAGCCGATTATGTAATGCATCCATTTTCTCTTCCAAGTATTCATCAACAGAAGGAGGTGCGATAAGTTCATTAAGATGCTTGTTTTGCTCCCATGTTTCTTTTGCCACTAAATAATTATCAAAATCTTGGTGTTGACGACTTCCTTTAGGGGTTCCGTCAGGAAAATGCGGATTTACAACGTTAAACTATTTTTTGGAAACAAAAACCTGCTTCTCCAACTCTAAGCAGAAGAAGCAAGGTGAGGTAATATTTTCACTTGCCATAATCACGAGGTGGATTCACCATGTTCATGTAATTTATATCTTCCAGGGTAAACAATATTCACCAACATGTGGGAAGCGGTGCAGCTTGAAATGGAAAGAAAAAAAACTTTGCAGAAAAACATGGCATTTCAAAGATTGATTATGCAACAGTAGACAACCCATTTGCAGGAAAAGTTATTTGTGGGCATTGTGGTAGCCCATTTGGAAGAAAGGTATGGAACTCTACCGATGAAAGGCTTAGAAGAATTGTCTGGAGATGTAATGGAAAATACAGTGTCAAAGGTGAAAAAAGCTGTCAGAACAAACATATTGACGATAAAGTCTTATACCAAGCTTTTATTAACACGTTTAATGCCATCATAGAGAACAAAGATTATTTTTTAGAAAAATGGCAGCAGAACATAGATAGTGAAGATTATTTACAAAAATATAGAGTAAGACAGTTTATTGAGCTCATTGAAAAAGCAGAGCCAATAACAGAGTTTGATTTGGAGTTATATTTTACATTGATTAGAAAGTTTACTGTATTTGAAGGGGAAAGAATTGTTGTGAGTTTGTTAGATGAAACGGAAATAGAATGTGAGATTGAGTAGATTATTATTGGTCTTGAAGGGTTTGTATTCTGCTATTTGGGTTGATTCTATGGAAGTTGTGTTAAAAGAAACACTCTAAAAATTGGTACAGATACGAATCCATTTGTACAGAACGTAAAGTAAAGGATTTATGAATAAACGTATACAAAATGGGAATAATATCTTTGAAAATAAACAAGGAGGATTGAATATGTCATTAGTACCTTATGATCCATTTAGACAATTATCAAATATGAGAAGAGAATTCGATCGTTTCTTTTCGGAATTACCAATTTCGTTTGACAATGAACATGGTATAGGTGGGATTCGAGTAGATGTTCATGAAACTGAGAATGAGGTTGTGGCAACATGTGATTTACCTGGTCTTGAAAAGAAAGAAGATGTAGATATTGATATACAAAATAACAGATTAAGCATTAGTGGTTCTATCAAGCGTACCAATGAAATAAAAGAAGAAAATATGTTAAAAAAGGAACGCTATACAGGTCGTTTTCAACGTATGATAACACTTCCAAGCCCCGTTTCACATGATGGGGTTAAAGCTACCTACAAAAATGGAATACTTGAAATAACAATGCCAAAAGTGGCGAAGGACGTAAAAAAGAAGATAGATGTAAGTTTCCAGTAACATGAGTAAATTGCTACCGGTCATGAAAGATTTCGGGTATGACTACATGCAGGAATTAGCTAAAGAAAGTCCTGATTTGGTGGATTTGATAATTTTAACTATTCATTCACCTGAACAACAAAAGAAAAAGGTCATTTCTGAGTTAACAGATAATATTAAGAAAAACTTTTTATAAATCTGATAAGGATCATAGGCTTTATATAAGCTAATAAATAATCATTATAGTACCTAAATTGTAATTAATTCATCGAAAGAGAAAGACAGGTTAAATAACTTGTCTTTTTTGTTTTACAATTAACAAAAGATTA
Proteins encoded:
- the spoVAE gene encoding stage V sporulation protein AE yields the protein MDVFKLTPAHTMSALVVSGAILDGFGLYEPLIDFAGAGATVPITSFGNSLVHGAMAEAEANGLVGVITGIFEVTSAGISAAIIFGFIASLIFKPKG
- a CDS encoding DUF1657 domain-containing protein, which encodes MMTVGSQVQGLLISLQSIDAILSSLAIKTKEREASEAFHQGALKTRKVIQEIQKRKGQIEFEEPQYQQT
- a CDS encoding DUF421 domain-containing protein; translated protein: MKDGKILEDNMKKHQLTTDELLRKLRAKQVFQVADVEFAVLEGNGELNVLVKKEQQPLTAKMLHHHVPPVKEPETVIMDGKILHEPLATRGLSQEWLKTELKNMDAIVENVFMAQIDEYGQLTIDLFDDILQVPQPTELPLLEASIKKVNADMELFALDTENVQAKKTYKWCAEQMKQVHDMVSPFIKS
- a CDS encoding DUF421 domain-containing protein; the protein is MFIVGLTAFRLMGSQAVGRLTDFDLVVAIAIGALIAKPLSDPDLNLWISVVAILALVIAQIVFSWLSLKSIAFERIVAGKPIKVIENGSIIMKGLHKARLSKNELNEELRVKGFKSPQKSNRYFWNPMVRSVCSRNQTRSCQAKIMFNTFAILYKIQKNRRK
- a CDS encoding CBO0543 family protein, with product MISIDNIVENLKEIRLLEDKLYHLELNGWLKNEFLTWEWWMLVGFLIVPWVIWVKLVKRNIILEILLFGTIIMMITTLLDVVGAQYSFWDYPIAFLPIIPWAFPFEMVPVAYMLLYQYFRTWKFYILAQVIMALTYAFIGEPFCEWFNLVNYVEWRYRYSFMYYIIVGIVTRAFILKLASLSKP
- a CDS encoding zinc ribbon domain-containing protein, producing MCGHCGSPFGRKVWNSTDERLRRIVWRCNGKYSVKGEKSCQNKHIDDKVLYQAFINTFNAIIENKDYFLEKWQQNIDSEDYLQKYRVRQFIELIEKAEPITEFDLELYFTLIRKFTVFEGERIVVSLLDETEIECEIE
- a CDS encoding Hsp20/alpha crystallin family protein, which encodes MSLVPYDPFRQLSNMRREFDRFFSELPISFDNEHGIGGIRVDVHETENEVVATCDLPGLEKKEDVDIDIQNNRLSISGSIKRTNEIKEENMLKKERYTGRFQRMITLPSPVSHDGVKATYKNGILEITMPKVAKDVKKKIDVSFQ